From the genome of Pseudomonas hamedanensis:
AATGACCGACACGATGCCCACGCCGTCACGTTTGAGTTGTTCGGCCAACGGGAAAAAATTCGCGTGCCAGGACGAGTCGAGCAGCACCAGTTGATCGCCGGCCCGGTGCGCCAGTGGCACGCAGCGTTGCGGAATCTGCTGGCCCCTGAGCACCCGATCGAGCAGGCGCATCGGCACACTGAAACAGGCGAGTGCCGTGAGCCGGCAGCCGACGTAAAGCACCCGGCGGGCAAAGTGTGACTGACTGAAGGGACGCCGCCGCTCCACGGCGCGATGGCGTAGCCAGAAGCCGTTTCTCCATTGCTCCAGCTTCACCCGCAGGCCGGTCAGATCGAGCTTCGGCGACTTCAACGGTGCCAGGCTTTTTACCTCATACAGGCCGCCATTGATCATCACCACCGGGATGCATTGGGTTTTTTCGTTGGGCGGCGGCAGTTGCTGAATGACGTTACGCACCACCCGCTGAATGCCCGAGTTGGCGGTGGGGTGTTCGAAGACGTAAGTGCATTCAACCAACAATCGCGTCATCGCAGCATCTCCGTATCCGGCGCTTGTTCAAGGTGGTCACTGCTTCGGCTGATGGCGGTCTGCGCCTGGAGCCACGAGCAGCCGACAAAATCTTCCTGGCGGTTGTTGATCACGTGGAAGACCAGCCCGTAGTCGCGCCATTCGTAATTGCGGTCCAGGTGCGAGTCCAGGCGCGAGAGGCTCAGGGCCACCGAATAATTGCCCTTGCCCAGGCGCATGTCGAAGGCGAAACGGAAGGTCACGCGCTCGCCGGCGGTCAGGTCGGTGACGGCCTTGTCCAGTCGGTGGGTGTTGATCCCATAGATCGCCTGGCCCAGGCGATCCTTGATCATGAAGCCCAGCACCAGACGCTCGATGTCCTGACGCACTTCGGTCTGCACCTCCAGCACCACGGGCTGGCCGACCTCGGCCACTTCCAGACTGCGGCCCTGCGCATCAAGCAAGCGCACACTGACGATGCCGGCCTCACCCGTACCGGAAATGGTTTGCACCTGTCCGTTGGCGAGCATTTCCTGGCGCACGGTCTGGCCTTCGCGCTGGGCGAGCATGGCGTTGTAGTAGTCCATGACTTCTTCCGGCTTGCCGCGCATGGCCAGACGACCGTTTTCCAGGAGGATGGCCGTGTCGCAGATCGACTGAATGGCGGAACGATCATGGGAGACGATCAACAGGGTCGTGCCGGCTTTGCGAAAGCTGCGGATGCGGTCGAAGCTTTTGTGTTGGAAATAGGCATCGCCCACCGACAACGCCTCGTCGACGATCAGGATGTCCGGACGTCGCGCGGTCGCGACGCTGAACGCCAGGCGCATCTGCATCCCGCTGGAATAGGTGCGTACGGGGTGATCGATGGCCTCGCCGATTTCGGCAAAGTGCTCGATTTGCGGCATCAACGCTTCGATCTCTTCGACCTGCATGCCCAGCAACTGCCCGGCCATGAACGCGTTCTGGCGGCCGGTGAAGTCTGGGTGAAAGCCCATGCCCAGTTCGAGCAAGGCGGCCACGCGGCCTTGCAGTTGAATCTGTCCACGGGTCGGTTGCGTGGTACCGGTGATCATTTTCAGCAGGGTGCTTTTACCCGCGCCGTTGACACCGACGATGCCCACGGCTTCACCGGGTTTGATCTCGAAATCGACGTCTTGCAGGATCCAGTGCAAGTGATGGCGGGGCCGTGAGAACGGCACCAGCCACTCCAGCAGGCGGCTCCAGCGATTGGGGTATTGCTTGTAGGCCTTGGCCAGGCCCGTGACGCGTATATGTCCCATCAGAGTTCGTCCACCATTTCACCGACACGCTGACGAAACAGGCGCAGGGCCATGGCACAGCACAGCAGGCCGAGGATCAGCAGCGGCAACAGGGAATGCCAGTCGGGCCATTGGTTGTAGAGGAAAACGTTCTGGTAGCTGGTCATCAGCGCTGTCATCGGGTTGAGGCCGATAAGGTGCTGGATGCCGGGGGGGAGAATCGACAGCGGATAAACGATCGGGGTCAGCCAGAACCAGAATTGCAGGCAGATGCCGAACATCTGCCCGACATCACGAAAGAACACATTGAGGACGCCGAGCAACATGCCCAGTCCGGCGGCAAACAGTACTTGCAACATCAGCAACGGTATCAGCGCCAGCAACGCCATGCCGGGCAGACGTCCGCTGATCAACAGGAAACCGAAAAACAGGCCCAGGATGATTGCAAAATTGACCCCGGCATTGAGCAGCGTAATGACCGGCAGGCAAATGCGCGGGAAGCTGATTTTCTTCAACAGGTTGGCATTTTCCAGAAACATGCTCTGGCTGCGCGTAGTGATCTCGGCGAACAGGCCCCAGGTCAACAGGCCTGCGCACAGGTACACGCTGTAGGCCAGGCCATCCTCTACGCCGGGCAGGCGGGCGCGCATGATCTGAGAAAAGATCACGGTATACACCACGATCATCGATAACGGATTGAGTACCGTCCACAGCGCACCGAACAGCGAATTGCGATAGCGCGTCTGGAATTCGCGCTTGACGCTGCCGAAGATGAATCCGCGGTAGCTGCGCAGCGAGCGGTAAAGGGAAAGCAGCATTCAGACCGTCCTGCCGTATTGGTCTTCGAAGCGGACGATATCGTCCTCTCCCAGGTATTCGCCGCTCTGCACTTCGATGATCACCAGATCGATCACGCCGGGGTTTTCCAGACGATGCTTGTGGCCGGCGGCGATGAATGTCGATTCGTTCTTGGCGACCAGCGTCGTGCCGGAGCCGTTGTTAGTGACCTTGGCCATGCCTTCGACGACCACCCAGTGTTCATTGCGATGGTGGTGCATCTGCAGCGACAGCTTGCCGCCGGGCTTGACCACGATGCGCTTGATCTTGAAGCGCGGACCTTCCTCAAGCACGGTGTAGGTGCCCCACGGGCGGCTGACCGTGCGGTGCAGGCGATAGGCCTCGTGGGATTTGTCCTTGAGTTGCCTGGCGACGCGGCGCACGTCCTGGGCGCGGTCGGCATGCGCTACCAGCACCGCATCGGCGGTGTCGACGATGATCAGGTTGTCCACACCGACGGTGGCCACCAGGCGCCCGTCGCTCTGGACGAAGTTGTTATGGCTGTCGATGAAAATCGCTTCGCCGTTGGCGCGATTGTTGTCGGCATCGGCCGGTATCAGCGCGGCGACGGCGCCCCACGAACCGATATCGCTCCAGTCGAAGCCGGCGGGCACCACGACGACTTTGTCGGAACGTTCCATCAACGCGTAGTCGATGGAGATATCGGTGATTTCAGCGAACAGCGCCGGCGCCAGTTCCTGTTGCAGACAACCGGCGTTTTCCACCGGAGCGCTGGCGGCCATGCACGCTCGGGTCTGCTCCAGCAGCTCGGGCGCATGCACTTGCAGCTCGGCAATCAGCGTCGCGGTGGTAAAGCAGAACATGCCTGAGTTCCACAGAAAGTCGCCGCTTTCCAGGTAGTGCGTGGCGGTTTGCAGGTCCGGCTTCTCGACGAAGCGCTGGACTTTCGCCGCGCCCCTGGCATCGAGTGGCGCGCCGGTCTCGATATAACCGAAGCCGGTTTCCGGTGCGGTCGGGATCACGCCGAAGGTCACCAGATAACCGTCTTTCGCCAGATTTACGGCATGTTCGACGGCGCTTTTCAGCGCGTCCTGATTGACGATCAGATGGTCGGCGGGCATCACCACCATAATCGCGTCGTCACCGTGCAAGGCTTGCAATGAGAGCGCTGCCGCGGCAATGGCGGGAGCCGTGTTGCGTCCGCTCGGCTCCAGCAGGAAGTGGCCGCGATGGCGTGATACCTGAGCCGCGCAATAGTGATCCTTGCTCTGGAAGTAGTACTCGCGGTTGGTCACCGTGACAATGTCGCCCCAGCCGTCGAGCAGCGCGGCAGCCCGCTGGTAGGTCTTGCCCAGCAGCGACTGGCCGTCGGGCAGAATCATGAACGGCTTGGGGTGGCCCTCGCGGGACACCGGCCATAAACGGGTGCCGGCACCGCCGGACAGAATCACGGGAATCAGCATGGCCTACTCCTTGGCAACGCGTTGCATGTCCGCATCCATCATCATGCGGATCAAGGTGTCCAGGTCGGTTTTCGGTTTCCAGCCCAGCACGCGCTGGGCCTTGGCCGGGTTGCCGAGCAGCACTTCGACTTCCGCCGGCCGGAAGAACGCCGGGTCGATCTTGACGTAGTCGCGGTAATTGAGGCCGACATGATCGAAAGCGATGCGGCACATCTCGCGCACCGTGGTGGTGACGCCGGTGGCGACCACATAGTCGTCAGGCTTGTCCTGTTGCAGCATCAGCCACATGGCTTCGACGTAATCGCCGGCAAAGCCCCAGTCGCGTTTTGCGTCGATGTTGCCCAGGGCCAGCGTCTGCTGTTTGCCCTGCTTGATGCGTGCGGCGGCATCGGTGACTTTGCGGGTAACGAATTCGATGCCGCGCAGTGGCGATTCATGGTTGAAGAGGATGCCGCTGCTGGCGTGCAGGTTGAAGCTTTCGCGGTAGTTGACGGTGATCCAGTGACCATACAACTTGGCCACGCCGTAAGGGCTGCGCGGGTAGAACGGGGTGTTCTCGTCCTGCTGCTCAGCCTGGATCAGGCCGAACATTTCGCTGGTCGAGGCCTGATAAAAGCGCGTGTGCGGGCTGAACTGGCGGATCGCTTCGAGCAAGTGGGTGACGCCCAGGCCATCGACGATGCCGGTGGTCACCGGTTGATCCCAGGACGCGGCGACAAAACTCTGCGCGGCGAGGTTATAGACCTCGTCCGGCGCAGACTTGATGACCGCGCGCTGGACCGAGCAGGCATCGGCCATGTCGCCGTCCAGATAGACGATGTCGGCTTCGACCCCCATCTCGCGCAGGCGCCAGCGCGAATCGCTGCTGCGTCGTGCCACCAGGCCGTGGACCTTGTAGCCCTTGTCCAGCAGCAGTTTGGCCAGATACGCGCCGTCCTGACCGGTGATCCCTGTGATCAATGCACTTTTTGTCATTCTTGTCGTACTCGCGTCTCCCAGTCGGACAGAATCGCCCGCAGGGATTGTTGTGTGGTGATGGCCGGCGACCATCCGGTGGTTTTCGCCAGTCTGGCGTGGCTGCCGCAAACGCGGCGCTGCTCGGCACGGCGCATGCGCGCCGGGTCCTGAACCAGTTGCACTTCGACTTCGGCCAGATCAGCCAATTGCTCGATCAGGCTGCGGATGCTTTGCTCACGGCCCGAGCAGATGTTGTAGACCTGCCCCGGCGTGGCGTTTTCCAAGAGTGCGAGGTAGGCCGAAACCACGTCGCTGACATCAAGAAAATCGCGGGTCACGTCGATATCGCCGACTTCCAGTTGTGGCGCCTGCAGACCCTGTTTGATGCGGCAGATCTGCCGGGCGGCACTGGCGATGACGAAGCTGTCCTTCTGCGCGGTGCCGATGTGGTTGAACGGCCGCGCGACCAACACCGGCCAGGCTTCGCTCAGGCCCCATTGCAGCGTAAGAAATTCCGCCGCGAGTTTGCTCACTGCATAGGGATTGCGCGGCAGGGGCGCTTGTTGCTCGGTGATCGGCAGGGCGCTGGTTTCGACCTGACCGTAAACATCGCCCGAGCTGACATACAGGAAGGTGCCGCAAAAGCCACGCGCCTTTAGCGCCTGCAATAGATTGAGGGTACCGAACAGATTGATGTCGAGGGTGCGGGCCGGGTCGCGAAAGGCTTCCGGCACGAAGGTCTGGCCGGCCAGATGTATGACCGCGTCCGGCATTTGTGGCCATAGATCAGTGAGGCTGCCGACATCCGTGAGGTCGTAAGAGGCGGCGGCAGGCAGCAGCTCCCACGACGAGTCGGGCAAGGCCAGACGTGATTGAAGATGTTGCCCCACGAAGCCACTGAGGCCCGTGACGAACAGACGCTTTTTCAAACAGCGACCCCTTGGTCTTTGACTTGCGCCAGTTTCCCACAGGCTTTGTGGGAAACGTCTGTCTGACCGATAGAAAGGTCCGACAGGAAAACAGGCGAAGTCGTTGTTGTAGTTGTTTGGTTGCCAATCTGTGCCAATTGCGCGGCAATTTCAACAGGGCAAACCGTGACCGGTCAGTTCTCGTCAGCGTAGTCCGATTTATTCTTGTCGGGCGGTTCCCGGATCGTTGATGGATGTGTTTAGAATGGCCCTCGTCGCCGCTTCCCCGGTCCACCGCGGGCGCAGCGCAACAGGGTGAAACTGACCACTAAAACAAGAACGAAGACGTAACTGAGGATGATGGACAAGCAACGGCGCTGCCGGCTTGCTCCAGCGCCCGGTCGTCATAGCATGAGGTTGCCGGGACGGCTGCTTCATCGTGGGATGCCATGAATTTCATTCTTTACTCGGACGTCAACGACCGCACCATCAGCCAAAGTCTCGGGCGTCCCGAATACAGTTATTACTTCGTGCTCAAGGCCTACCGCCCGGTGCTGGAAAGCCTTGGACAAGTGCACGTCGTGTCCTCGGCGGCCGAGGTCGATCCGCTGTATCGGCAACTGCAACAGGCCGGTCAGGACAGCCTCTTTCTTTCGTTTGCGCCGCCGCACAAGACCCCGATCGACCTGCACTGCCCGATGGTCTGCGTGATCGCCTGGGAGTATGACTCGATTCCGTCCGAGGTCAGCGATGACGATCCTCGCCACGACTGGCGCCAGACACTGGCGCGCCATGGCCGGGTGATTACTCTGTCGACCCACACGGCACAGGCCATCCGTCGCAGCCTCGGTGAAGATTTCCCGGTACTGGTATTGCCGACACCGCTGTGGGAACGCTTCGCCGAGGTACGGCGCGACTATCCCAGTGTCCCGGTAAACCCCGGCAGCACATTGCAGATCAAGGGCTGCATCATCGACAGCCACGCGCTGGGACTGTCGGCGGATGGCTTGATCGCACCGATACTCGATGAGCAGCAAATCCCCGAGCCAGAGGCGATCGAGCCAGTGCCGGAGCCGACTCCGGAACCGCCGCCCGAACTGACCCTGCGACGGCGGGCTTTCATCACCCGGCATTATTTGTACGAAGGCTATAAGGCCCTCGCGAGGCCCTCCGAGCACACACCGCTGTTTTTGCTCAAGCACAACCTGCGGCAGTGGTATCGCGAAGCGGTCAGTGATCTGCTGCCAAGTGCCATCCGCGAGGAACGCCCTGAGCTGCTTGAGCCAGCGCCGCCCGCTCCTGCGGTGGCTGAAGTGCCGGCGCAGCCTGAGCATCCGCAAGCCTTGCTGCCCGATACTCGTCAACACGTGCAGATCGACGTCAGCGGCGTGGTGTATGTCAGCGTGTTCAACCCCGAGGACGGACGCAAGAACTGGCATCACTTGATCACCGCGTTCTGCTGGGCCATGCGCGATGCCGACGACGCGACTCTGGTGCTGAAAATCACCCAGAACGACCTGTCGAGCTATTACGTTCACCTCATTACCTTGCTCTCGCAGCTCTCGCCATTCGCCTGTCGCGTGGTGGTCATGCATGGCTATCTGGAAGACGAGGAATTCGCCCGGCTGTATGGCGCTGCCAGTTTCTACGTCAATGCGTCACGCTGCGAGGGACTGTGTCTGCCGCTGATGGAGTTCATGTCATGTGCACGCCCGGTGATTGCGCCGAATCACACGGCGATGGGCGATTACATCGACGAACGCGTGGCGTTCATCGTCAAGTCCGGCCGCGAGCCGGCCATCTGGCCGGAAGACGCACGCATCCTCTATCGGACCCTGCGTCATCGCCCCGACTGGGGCTCCTTGAAAGCCGCTTATGAGGACAGCTACGCCATGGCCAAGAACCATCCAGAGGCCTACCTAGCGATGGCCGCTGCCGCCAATGAACGCATGCATGAATATTGCGGTTTCGCCCCGGTGCAGCAGCGCGTAGAGGCGTTTTTTGGTCTGAAGGCTACTAGCGAAAGCAGCGCCATGGCACTTGCGACCGGAGCGGCGTCATGCTGATCATCATTCATTCGGAAACCAACAAGAGCAACATCCAGCAGAACCTCGGTCGGCCTGAGTACAGCTATTACTTCGTGCTCAAGGAGTTTCGTCCCGTTCTGGAACGCATCGGCCAGGTACTGGAAGTCAGCCACCCTGACGAGTTGGTGGATCGTTTGTATTTCGACTGTTTGAGCCGGGGCGAAGACTGCGTCTTTCTGTCGTTCTCGCCGCCGCACCGCACGCCCGTTCATTACGCTTGCCCGACCATTCCGGTGTTCGCCTGGGAATTCAGCACGATCCCCACTGAAAGCTGGCAAGGCGAGCCGCGTCACGACTGGCGTACGGTGCTTCAGGCCTGTGGCCGGGCGATTACCCATTCAACGTTCACGGTGAATGCGGTGCGTGACGTGATGGGGCCGGACTATCCGATCTGCGCGATCCCGGCACCGGTATGGGACCGCTTTGCCGCGCGTGGCGCGTCCTTGGCCAAGCGTCCGGTGATTGACCCGGTCACGCTGAATTTGCGTGGATTGCTGATCGACAGCCGGCGCACGGATTTGCGTCCCTACGGTCCTCCGGGATTGCGTGACGGATCGCCGTTAGACTTGTCCGCACCGGCCGCGGATTGCCAGTTGCAGCTTGAAGGGGTGGTCTACACCTCGGTGTTCAACCCTTACGACGGTCGCAAGAACTGGCAGGACATGATCAGCGCGTTCTGCACGGCGTTTCGCGACATCAGCGATGCGACGCTGGTGCTCAAGCTGACCCACCATGACATCGCCGATGCGCTGACCGACATGCTGCATCACCTGTACAAGAACCAGTCGTACCAGTGCCGGATCGTGCTGATCCACGGCTATCTGGCCGATGTCGATTACGAAGCGCTGGTGCAGGCCACCAGCTATGTGGTCAACAGTTCCTACGGAGAAGGACAGTGCCTGCCGCTGATGGAGTTCATGTCCTGCGGCAAACCGGCGATTGCGCCGTTGAACACGGCGATGGCCGATTATGTGAGCAGCGATAACGCCTTTATCGTCGACTTCACCGAAGAGCTCACCGCCTGGCCGCACGACCCGCGCGCGGCCTATCGCACGCTGCGCTACATCACCGATTGGGATTCGTTGTGCCTGGCGTACCGCACCAGCTATGACGTGGCAAAAGCTGATGAGCCGCGTTACGCCGCAATGTCCGCCGCGGCGATTGGTAGTTTGCAGCGCTTCTGCAGCCAGGCCAGTACCGAGCAGCGACTGCGCGCATTTTTCGCCCAGCCCCTGCGCACCGTCGGATCGTTGCCTGCGCAAGTCACGCTCGCATGATCCGCCGTTTGCTCGGCCGATGGCGGTCGGCGCGTGCCGTGCAAGCGGTGCCGGCACCGTCGGCCAAAGTGTCGCCACGGGATGTCGGTCTGCATGACGCAGTGCTCGACGGCTGGTTCCTGAACGACAGCGGCGAGTTGCTCAAGGGCTTTGCAATAACGGCTGACGACACGTTGCTCGATGTCGGTTGCGGCGAAGGCGTGGCGACGCTGTTTGCCGTGCGTCAGGGCGCTTCGGTGATTTTTACCGACAGCGAACATGCCAAGGTGCGCGACCTTGCGCGGCAGGTCGACGCGCAAAGCGACAACGCCAGTCTGGGACTGGTCAGCAACAGCCTGCCGCTGCCGCTGGCTGGCGGCTGCGCCAGTAAAGTGGTGTGCATGGAAGTGCTGGAGCACATTGAGCAGCCTGAGCCGTTCATGGCTGAACTGGTGCGCATGGGGCGCCCCGGTGCGCAGTATCTGCTCAGCGTGCCGGCACCGCTGGGCGAGCACCTGCAAAAAGGCATCGCTCCCGACAGCTACTATCGGTCGCCCAATCACGTACAGATTTTCACCCCCGAGCGCTTCGCTGCGCTGGTAGAGGAGGCCGGGCTGGTAATCGAGCACCGTCAGGCCAGCGGATTTTTCTGGGTGATGGGCATGATTTTTTTCTGGGCCGGCGAACGGGCCGCCGGGCGTGATCCGGGCGGAGCGGTGCGTGACCGTATTCAGGCGCCGTTCATGCCGTTGATGGAAAGCTGGGCGAGGACCTGGCAGGACCTGCTCGCGCAGCCGGACGGACTGGCGATCAAGCAGACGCTCGACCGCTTCATGCCCAAGAGCCAGGTGATCATTGCGCGCAAGCCAATGGCTGCGAGGGAGGCGCCATGAACGGCAAGCGCATCATGGACATCGAAGTGCTGCGCGCCATTGCCGTGCTGGGCGTGTTGTTCCATCACTTGCAGGGAAGCCTGTTTACCGATGTCGTGCCGACGCTGGAAAAAATTCATGCCTGGGCGCAACCGTGGTGGGGCGTTGACCTGTTTTTTGCGATCTCCGGTTTTGTCATTGCCCGTAGCCTGATTCCGGCGCTGCGAGGTTGCACAAGCAGCCAGGAACGCTGGCAACAGACGCGCAACTTCTGGCTGCGTCGGGCTTTCCGCTTGTTGCCGTCTGCCTGGTTATGGCTGGCGCTGATGTTGTTGGCGTGCGTGTTCGTCAATCGCTCGGGGGCGTTCGGCACGTTGCCCGCCAACCTGCAGGCGACGCTGGCCGGGGTGCTGCAATACGCCAACTTCCGTTTTGCCGACAGCTTCTTTCGCTACGAGTACGGCAGCAGTTTCGTCTACTGGAGCCTGTCACTGGAGGAGCAGTTCTATCTGCTGTTTCCGCTGCTGATCCTGTTCTGTCGCAAGCATCTGGTCTGGGCATTGCTGGCGCTGATCGTGGTACAGATTTTCAGCGTGCGCACGCCGTTGCTGATGGTGGTGCGCACCGATGCGCTGGCCCTCGGTGTGCTGTTGGCGATGTGGAGTGCGCAGCCGGGTTATCAACGGTGGCGGCCGGCGTTTCTCGCGCGGCCTTGGCTCGGGATTTCGGCGTTGATCATGATCGGCGCGCTGCTGAGCTTCATGGCCACTGACCGCTTCACGCTCGCCTGGTATCGCATCGGTTCAATCGCCGTGCTGAGCGCGATACTGGTGTGGATTGCCTCGTATAACCGCGATTACCTGATGCCCGCTGGCGCCGTGCAGCGGCTGCTGGGCTGGATCGGCAGCCGCTCCTACGGCATCTACCTGATTCACATACCCGCCTATCAACTGGTACGTGAACTGATCTTCCGCCTGCAGAGCGCCGGTCTGCCCAGTCCCGCTGGCCACCCTGTGCTGACGGTGCTGATCGCTTTCTGTCTGATCGTGCTGCTCAGCGAGCTCAATTACCGCCTGGTCGAAATGCCCATGCGCAACCGCGGTGCTGCACTTGTGCGTCGCCTCGGCACGTCCCGATCCGTCGTCCCAACCTCTGGAGCCACCCCATGCTGAGCCTATTGAAGAAACTCACAGCGGCGACGCCAGCGCCGGCCCCGACTGCGCCCGCGGAACCGCCCGCCGGCAAGGTCGATCCGTACATGCTCGGGCTGTACGATGCCAAGCTCAGCGGCTGGTTCAACCAGGAGACCAACGAGCTGTTCAAAGGCTTTGTGGTGTCTGCCGATGACACCCTGCTGGATGTCGGCTGCGGCGACGGCGGCAACGTGCATTTCTGCGGCATGCGCGGGGCGAAGATCATCATTGCCGACATCGATGCCGCCAAGGTCGAAGCGACCCGCCAGCGCTTGAGCGATACCCCCGCGCGTGACGTCGAGTGTCACGTCACCGACTGCAATCCGTTGCCGATTGCCGACGCCACCGCGTCGCGCGTTGTATCCACGGAAGTGATTGAACACGTCGACGATCCTGCGCAGTTTCTTGCCGAGTTGGTCCGTGTCGGCAAACCTGGCGCGCTGTACCTGCTGAGCGTGCCGCACCCGAGTTCCGAGGACCTGCAAAAAGACCTCGCCGCGCCCGAGTATTTTCAGAAGCCCAACCACATTCGCATCCTCAGCGAGGCGCAGTTCAAGGCGCTGGTCAGTGAGGCGGGATTGGAGATCATCAGCCACAGCCAGTACGGTTTTTACTGGTCGATGTGGATGCTGCTGTTCTGGGAAGCCAAGGTCGATTTCAGCGACCCGGATCATCCGCTGCTCAATCACTGGGCCGAGACCTGGCAGGCCGTGCTCGATTCACCGCGCGGCGCGCAGATCAAACAGGCGCTGGATGCGGTGGTCGCGAAAAGCCAGGTGATTATTGCCCGCAAGCCCTGAGCGTGAATTTGTGTAACCTTGCAGCCTCGTAGTGTCAGGGATCTGCAAGGTATGCGCTTTATCGTCGGTCTGTTTGCGTTGATGGTGCTTTCTGCTTGCCGGCAGCAGGACGCGCCCGCTCTCGATCAACAACTCTACATCTGGCAACGCCAATGGACGCCGGCCCATGAACAGGCGTTGCGTGACAGCCGCGCGGACTTCTCGACCCTACGTGTGCTGGCGCTGCAGGCCTTCCCCAATACGGGAGTGAGCCGGGCGCGGATCGACGCGCGCTTATTGAAAGCCGATGGCCGTCCCTTGATCGCGGTGATTCGTCTCGACGGACAGCTCAAGTCGCTGGATCGGGATCAAGTCACCGCGCAGATTCTGCAGGTGCTGAGCGACTGGCAGGCGCAAGGGCTGGTGCCGAGCGGTGTCGAGATCGACCACGACGCGGGCACTGCGCGGTTGCCGGCGTATGCCGAATTCCTCAGCCATCTGCGCTCGGCATTGCCGACCTCCCTGCCGTTGAGCATCACCGCGCTGCCAGCCTGGCTCAACAGCGCGCAACTGCCGGCGTTGCTGCAAACCGTCGACAGCAGCGTGCTGCAAGTCCACGCGGTCAGCGATCCGCGCCGTGGTTTGTTCGATGCCAAGCAAGCGTTGAAATGGGCAAAGGCCTGGGCGCGCAGCACGGACAAGCCTTTTTATCTGGCGCTGCCGGCTTACGGCGTGGCGCTATTGCCGGATGACGGCGGTGCGCCACAGATAGAGAGCGAAGTGCAGGTTGAGCGGGGCGGGCAGCGTCGGGAATTGCTTGCCGATCCGCTGCAACTGAGCCAATTGGGCAAAACCCTGCGCGACGATCCGCCACCACACCTGGCCGGGCTGATCTGGTTTCGCCTGCCCTTGGCCAACGATCGTCGTGCCTGGAGCCTGACCACGCTGCGCGCCGTCGCCCGGGGGGATGCGTTGGGCAGCCGTCTCGGCGTGACAGTCAGCGCACAGGACGGCCTTTACGATATTCAGCTCGACAACCCGGGCAATCTCGACAGCGCCTGGCCAGCGCGCATCACCTTAACGGGCCGAGGCTGTGAGAGCGCCGATGCGCTTGCCGGTTACTCGTTGCAACAGCGTCCGGATCTGCTTACCTTCACCCGCTTGCACGACGGCCGCTTGCCGGCGGGCGGGCAGCGCGCCATCGGTTGGGCGCGTTGCGCAATCATTGATCAAGGAGGTTCGCATGTTGACCCGTAACTGGCCTCGCCATCTGCTCTGTCTGAGCCTCAGCCTGCCGCTGGGTTCGGCGCTGGCCTGTGGGCCGGACTTCCCGATGCGGCTGCTCGACAATCGCGCGCAGACGCTGGCCGATCTGCCGGAGGGCAGCTTCAGCTTCGAAGTCAGTCGCCTTGGCAAAACCATCGCCGGCCTGAAAAACGTCACGGCAGCGACCCATAACCCCAACGATTACGCCGAAGACAATGCTTCTGAAATGGCCCGCGAACAGGCTGAGCAGGTGGGCCTGAGCGCCGAGCAACAAGGCGTGGTCAAACGCTTGCGC
Proteins encoded in this window:
- a CDS encoding class I SAM-dependent methyltransferase; the encoded protein is MIRRLLGRWRSARAVQAVPAPSAKVSPRDVGLHDAVLDGWFLNDSGELLKGFAITADDTLLDVGCGEGVATLFAVRQGASVIFTDSEHAKVRDLARQVDAQSDNASLGLVSNSLPLPLAGGCASKVVCMEVLEHIEQPEPFMAELVRMGRPGAQYLLSVPAPLGEHLQKGIAPDSYYRSPNHVQIFTPERFAALVEEAGLVIEHRQASGFFWVMGMIFFWAGERAAGRDPGGAVRDRIQAPFMPLMESWARTWQDLLAQPDGLAIKQTLDRFMPKSQVIIARKPMAAREAP
- a CDS encoding class I SAM-dependent methyltransferase, producing the protein MLSLLKKLTAATPAPAPTAPAEPPAGKVDPYMLGLYDAKLSGWFNQETNELFKGFVVSADDTLLDVGCGDGGNVHFCGMRGAKIIIADIDAAKVEATRQRLSDTPARDVECHVTDCNPLPIADATASRVVSTEVIEHVDDPAQFLAELVRVGKPGALYLLSVPHPSSEDLQKDLAAPEYFQKPNHIRILSEAQFKALVSEAGLEIISHSQYGFYWSMWMLLFWEAKVDFSDPDHPLLNHWAETWQAVLDSPRGAQIKQALDAVVAKSQVIIARKP
- a CDS encoding glycosyltransferase, which produces MNFILYSDVNDRTISQSLGRPEYSYYFVLKAYRPVLESLGQVHVVSSAAEVDPLYRQLQQAGQDSLFLSFAPPHKTPIDLHCPMVCVIAWEYDSIPSEVSDDDPRHDWRQTLARHGRVITLSTHTAQAIRRSLGEDFPVLVLPTPLWERFAEVRRDYPSVPVNPGSTLQIKGCIIDSHALGLSADGLIAPILDEQQIPEPEAIEPVPEPTPEPPPELTLRRRAFITRHYLYEGYKALARPSEHTPLFLLKHNLRQWYREAVSDLLPSAIREERPELLEPAPPAPAVAEVPAQPEHPQALLPDTRQHVQIDVSGVVYVSVFNPEDGRKNWHHLITAFCWAMRDADDATLVLKITQNDLSSYYVHLITLLSQLSPFACRVVVMHGYLEDEEFARLYGAASFYVNASRCEGLCLPLMEFMSCARPVIAPNHTAMGDYIDERVAFIVKSGREPAIWPEDARILYRTLRHRPDWGSLKAAYEDSYAMAKNHPEAYLAMAAAANERMHEYCGFAPVQQRVEAFFGLKATSESSAMALATGAASC
- a CDS encoding acyltransferase family protein, which produces MNGKRIMDIEVLRAIAVLGVLFHHLQGSLFTDVVPTLEKIHAWAQPWWGVDLFFAISGFVIARSLIPALRGCTSSQERWQQTRNFWLRRAFRLLPSAWLWLALMLLACVFVNRSGAFGTLPANLQATLAGVLQYANFRFADSFFRYEYGSSFVYWSLSLEEQFYLLFPLLILFCRKHLVWALLALIVVQIFSVRTPLLMVVRTDALALGVLLAMWSAQPGYQRWRPAFLARPWLGISALIMIGALLSFMATDRFTLAWYRIGSIAVLSAILVWIASYNRDYLMPAGAVQRLLGWIGSRSYGIYLIHIPAYQLVRELIFRLQSAGLPSPAGHPVLTVLIAFCLIVLLSELNYRLVEMPMRNRGAALVRRLGTSRSVVPTSGATPC
- a CDS encoding glycosyltransferase, whose protein sequence is MLIIIHSETNKSNIQQNLGRPEYSYYFVLKEFRPVLERIGQVLEVSHPDELVDRLYFDCLSRGEDCVFLSFSPPHRTPVHYACPTIPVFAWEFSTIPTESWQGEPRHDWRTVLQACGRAITHSTFTVNAVRDVMGPDYPICAIPAPVWDRFAARGASLAKRPVIDPVTLNLRGLLIDSRRTDLRPYGPPGLRDGSPLDLSAPAADCQLQLEGVVYTSVFNPYDGRKNWQDMISAFCTAFRDISDATLVLKLTHHDIADALTDMLHHLYKNQSYQCRIVLIHGYLADVDYEALVQATSYVVNSSYGEGQCLPLMEFMSCGKPAIAPLNTAMADYVSSDNAFIVDFTEELTAWPHDPRAAYRTLRYITDWDSLCLAYRTSYDVAKADEPRYAAMSAAAIGSLQRFCSQASTEQRLRAFFAQPLRTVGSLPAQVTLA